In the genome of Tamandua tetradactyla isolate mTamTet1 chromosome 22 unlocalized genomic scaffold, mTamTet1.pri SUPER_22_unloc_3, whole genome shotgun sequence, one region contains:
- the LOC143673009 gene encoding olfactory receptor 8J1-like, translating to MASENFTRVVEFILIGISECPELQIPLFLIFLVIYGLTLAGNLCIIILTSIDSQLQTPMYFFLRHLALISLGNSNVIAPKMLINFLVKRKTTSYYECPTQLSGFLLFTVSEIFLLAVMAYDRYMAICNPLLYIMVISRRICLLLVSLTYLYSFFTAIVVSSCVFSVSYCSSNVINHFYCDNVALLALSCSDTHFPETTVFIFSATNLFFSITMVSVSYINIVLSVLKMHSSEGRKKTFSACGSHMMAVTVFYGTLLFMYLQPRTNHSLDTDKMASVFYTLVIPMLNPLIYSLRNKDVKTALKRLLKNPCSSVKSM from the coding sequence atGGCCTCTGAAAATTTCACACGAGTTGTTGAGTTTATTCTCATAGGGATTTCAGAGTGTCCAGAGCTCCAAATTCCTCTCTTCCTGATATTCTTGGTCATCTATGGGCTGACATTGGCAGGGAATCTGTGTATCATCATCCTTACCAGCATTGACTCTCAACTTCAAACCCCTATGTATTTTTTCCTGCGACATTTGGCTCTCATCAGTCTTGGCAATTCAAATGTAATTGCCCCTAAAATGTTGATTAATTTCTTGGTAAAGAGGAAAACCACCTCCTACTATGAATGCCCCACCCAACTGAGTGGTTTCTTGCTTTTCACTGTGTCTGAGATTTTCCTGCTAgctgtgatggcctatgaccgctatatGGCCATTTGTAATCCCCTGCTCTACATCATGGTCATATCTCGTAGGATCTGCCTCCTGCTGGTATCCCTCACATACCTCTATAGCTTTTTTACAGCTATAGTGGTTTCATCATGTGTATTCTCTGTGTCTTATTGTtcttccaatgtaatcaatcatTTCTACTGTGATAATGTTGCTCTGTTAGCCTTGTCTTGCTCTGATACACATTTCCCAGAAACAACAGTCTTTATTTTTTCAGCCAcaaatttgtttttctccatAACTATGGTTTCAGTATCCTATATCAACATTGTCTTGTCCGTTCTAAAGATGCATTCatctgaaggaaggaaaaaaaccttCTCTGCATGTGGTTCACATATGATGGCAGTCACAGTTTTCTATGGGACACTGCTATTCATGTATTTGCAACCTCGAACTAACCATTCATTAGACACTGATAAAATGGCTTCTGTGTTTTATACTCTGGTGATACCTATGCTGAATCCTCTAATCTATAGTCTGCGGAATAAAGATGTGAAAACTGCCTTAAAGAGACTCCTAAAAAATCCATGTTCCTCTGTTAAATCCATGTAA